Proteins encoded within one genomic window of Ideonella dechloratans:
- a CDS encoding ABC transporter substrate-binding protein, whose product MNKTMTLRSTLRLSALTLAASAALLTGVARAGEVEVLHWWTSGGEAKAAQALAATMKAKGHTWKDFAVAGGGGDSAMTVLKSRVVSGNPPAAAQIKGPSIQEWAREGVLTNLDDVAGPEHWDQLLPPQIAAGLKYKGHYVAAPVNVHRVNWLWVNTAVFKKAGIKPPTSWAEFFTAAEALKKAGVIPLAHGGQSWQDFTTFEDVALGVGGAAFYKKALVQLDPTALKSDTMKEVLTTFKKIKGYTDKNAPGRDWNLATAMVIRGEAGMQLMGDWAKGEFLAAGKTPGKDFECVASPGSAKDFSYNVDSLAMFQLKNAANAKAQRDLASALMSPDFQELFNLNKGSIPVRLNMNMDKFDACAKQSSKDFVESSKGGTLVPSIAHGMAVPSAVEGAMKDVVSQFWNSDKATVEDTMTKLVAAAKAQ is encoded by the coding sequence ATGAACAAGACGATGACCCTGCGCAGCACGCTGCGCCTGAGCGCTCTGACCCTGGCCGCTTCCGCGGCCCTGCTGACCGGTGTGGCCCGTGCGGGCGAAGTGGAGGTGCTGCACTGGTGGACTTCCGGCGGCGAGGCCAAGGCCGCGCAGGCCCTGGCCGCCACGATGAAGGCCAAGGGCCACACCTGGAAGGACTTCGCGGTGGCCGGTGGCGGTGGCGATTCCGCCATGACGGTGCTGAAGTCGCGCGTGGTCTCGGGCAACCCGCCCGCGGCCGCACAGATCAAGGGCCCGTCCATCCAGGAATGGGCGCGTGAAGGCGTGCTGACCAACCTGGACGATGTGGCCGGCCCCGAGCACTGGGACCAGCTGCTGCCGCCGCAGATCGCCGCGGGCCTGAAGTACAAGGGTCACTATGTGGCCGCGCCGGTGAACGTGCACCGGGTGAACTGGCTGTGGGTCAACACCGCCGTGTTCAAGAAGGCCGGCATCAAGCCGCCGACCAGCTGGGCCGAGTTCTTCACCGCCGCCGAGGCGCTGAAAAAGGCCGGCGTGATCCCGCTGGCCCACGGCGGCCAGAGCTGGCAGGACTTCACCACGTTTGAAGACGTGGCCCTGGGCGTCGGCGGTGCCGCCTTCTACAAGAAGGCCCTGGTGCAGCTGGACCCGACGGCGCTCAAGAGCGACACCATGAAGGAGGTGCTGACCACCTTCAAGAAGATCAAGGGCTACACCGACAAGAACGCCCCGGGGCGTGACTGGAACCTGGCCACCGCCATGGTCATCCGCGGCGAGGCCGGCATGCAGCTGATGGGTGACTGGGCCAAGGGCGAATTCCTGGCTGCGGGCAAGACGCCGGGCAAGGACTTCGAATGCGTGGCCTCGCCGGGCTCGGCCAAGGACTTCAGCTACAACGTGGACAGCCTGGCCATGTTCCAGCTGAAGAACGCCGCCAATGCCAAGGCCCAGCGCGACCTGGCCTCGGCCCTGATGTCGCCGGACTTCCAGGAACTGTTCAACCTGAACAAGGGCTCCATCCCGGTGCGGCTGAACATGAACATGGACAAGTTCGACGCCTGTGCCAAGCAGTCGTCCAAGGACTTCGTCGAGTCCTCCAAGGGTGGCACGCTGGTGCCCTCGATCGCCCATGGCATGGCCGTCCCCTCGGCCGTCGAAGGCGCGATGAAGGACGTGGTTTCGCAGTTCTGGAACAGCGACAAGGCCACGGTGGAGGACACCATGACCAAGCTGGTGGCCGCCGCCAAGGCCCAGTGA
- a CDS encoding AAA family ATPase produces the protein MSRAAYQDRVAALKAEHPWLAKQVVEPAPGHLAVLAHFVGQCELLMKPADYRHLPLFCATNQRDKLSLRVELVGASINRDRALLDLIEAARHAAQQHCPVCSAPVIGGDANAAQGVRCKQHEATIGLFAEDLKRNHKLAVAAGLLPATTKPEKSLRGEPLDPSIDDAVHALVQSLPDMKPPAAAPAQSVPQAPRATPQVAFLDAAGLRSFVERHRSKPDEKAKRAQYIAERIRAAGHERRKLGELPDDWSQLIEDFQRDFPNFAELAEVLHDHFALHAMGDGRVAWSPILLVGPAGIGKTEAARWLAARLSLPFRVIDMASTQSSSPLAGSESFWSNSEPGVVFELLAYQPLANPVIVLDELDKTDQQRQYDPLAALYTLLEPRSARDFIDLSIRDFSIDASHVNWIATANSIEGIPAPLLSRMTVLQVQAPNADQVAHIAQQMYGRMRAESPWGSGFAPTLDEQVVDKLKNLPPRTVGLALKRALGRAAREERDHIRVGDLPDQVASTRKPLGFLA, from the coding sequence ATGAGCCGCGCCGCCTACCAAGATCGCGTGGCGGCCTTGAAAGCCGAGCACCCATGGCTGGCCAAGCAGGTGGTGGAGCCCGCCCCTGGTCACTTGGCGGTGCTGGCCCATTTCGTGGGCCAGTGCGAGCTGCTGATGAAGCCGGCCGACTACCGCCACCTGCCGCTGTTTTGCGCCACCAACCAGCGCGACAAGCTCAGCCTGCGGGTGGAACTGGTGGGCGCCAGCATCAACAGAGACAGGGCTTTGTTGGATCTGATCGAAGCTGCCCGGCATGCCGCCCAACAACACTGCCCGGTTTGCTCGGCGCCGGTGATTGGCGGCGATGCGAACGCAGCCCAGGGCGTGCGCTGCAAGCAGCACGAGGCCACCATCGGGCTCTTCGCCGAAGACCTCAAGCGCAATCACAAACTGGCGGTAGCGGCAGGGCTACTCCCGGCCACCACCAAGCCCGAGAAGTCGCTGCGTGGCGAGCCGCTCGATCCGTCCATCGACGATGCCGTTCACGCACTGGTGCAGTCGTTGCCAGACATGAAGCCACCAGCTGCGGCGCCGGCTCAGTCCGTCCCGCAGGCACCTCGGGCAACACCCCAAGTCGCGTTTCTGGACGCCGCAGGCCTGCGCAGCTTTGTCGAGCGCCACCGCTCCAAACCCGACGAAAAGGCCAAGCGGGCCCAGTACATCGCCGAGCGCATTCGTGCCGCTGGCCACGAACGCCGCAAGCTGGGTGAGCTGCCCGATGACTGGTCGCAGCTGATCGAAGACTTCCAGCGCGACTTTCCCAACTTCGCGGAACTGGCCGAGGTACTGCACGACCACTTCGCCCTGCATGCGATGGGCGATGGCCGTGTGGCATGGTCGCCTATCCTGCTGGTCGGCCCTGCCGGGATTGGCAAGACAGAGGCCGCCCGCTGGCTGGCTGCGCGGCTGAGCCTTCCCTTCCGTGTGATCGACATGGCCAGCACCCAGTCCAGCTCGCCGCTGGCCGGGTCGGAATCGTTCTGGTCGAACTCGGAGCCCGGCGTGGTGTTTGAGCTGCTGGCCTACCAGCCGCTGGCCAATCCGGTGATCGTGCTGGACGAGCTCGACAAGACCGACCAGCAACGTCAGTACGACCCACTCGCGGCGCTCTACACCCTGCTGGAACCTCGCAGCGCGCGCGACTTCATCGACCTCTCGATTCGCGACTTCTCCATCGACGCCAGCCACGTGAACTGGATCGCCACGGCCAACAGCATCGAAGGCATCCCGGCGCCGCTGCTGTCGCGCATGACGGTGCTTCAGGTGCAAGCCCCAAATGCAGACCAGGTGGCTCACATCGCCCAACAAATGTACGGCCGCATGAGGGCCGAGAGCCCTTGGGGGTCAGGTTTTGCGCCTACGCTGGACGAGCAGGTGGTGGATAAGCTGAAGAACTTGCCGCCGAGAACCGTGGGGCTGGCGTTGAAGCGTGCGCTGGGACGTGCTGCGCGGGAGGAGCGGGATCACATCCGCGTCGGCGACCTGCCTGACCAAGTCGCCTCAACTAGGAAGCCCCTGGGGTTCTTGGCATAG
- a CDS encoding ATP-binding protein, which yields MFDNIADLIDKIRLGEDSYLELKEVRFAGQRVSAPHRDSLADELAAFANSRGGVCVLGVDDAREVLGIPLDRLDLVEDFVRQICLDCITPPLAPVIERLNLPSTSGEQLPVLKIDVTGSLFVHRSPGGYLHRVGSAKREMAPDYLARLFQQRSQARIIRFDEQPVPGAKLDDLADDLWQRFASPRVQDTREVLLDKLAMARTDADGALRPTIAGVLMASADPRRWLPNAFIQAVAYRGTEVLPQGDTAYQLDAQDITGPLDAQVLAACHFVRKNMQVYATKDEGRHDLPQYDMTAVFEALVNAVAHRDYSIHGAKIRLRMFADRLELYSPGAIPNTMTVESLPYRQAARNEAITSLLAKCQVPDPDKEITGRSAMMDKRGEGVQIILDQSERLSGIRPVYRMVDDSELLLIIPAAAPLAEE from the coding sequence ATGTTTGACAACATCGCCGACCTGATCGACAAGATTCGCCTGGGAGAGGACTCCTATCTGGAGTTGAAGGAAGTCCGCTTTGCTGGTCAAAGGGTGTCGGCTCCGCATAGAGACTCGCTCGCCGATGAGCTTGCTGCATTCGCCAACAGTCGCGGCGGTGTGTGCGTGTTGGGCGTGGACGACGCCCGTGAAGTGCTCGGTATTCCTCTGGACCGTCTGGACCTGGTGGAGGATTTCGTCCGGCAGATCTGCTTGGACTGCATCACCCCACCGCTCGCGCCAGTGATCGAGCGGCTGAATCTGCCCAGCACTTCAGGCGAGCAGTTGCCGGTGCTAAAGATCGATGTCACGGGCAGTCTGTTCGTGCATAGAAGCCCTGGTGGCTATTTGCACCGCGTGGGCAGCGCCAAGCGCGAGATGGCGCCGGACTATCTGGCGCGTCTCTTCCAGCAACGCAGCCAGGCCCGCATCATCCGCTTCGACGAGCAGCCGGTGCCTGGCGCCAAGCTCGATGACCTTGCAGATGACCTCTGGCAACGTTTTGCCAGTCCTCGCGTGCAAGATACGCGCGAAGTGCTTCTAGACAAACTGGCCATGGCGCGCACCGATGCCGACGGCGCACTTCGGCCGACCATCGCCGGCGTACTGATGGCCAGTGCTGATCCTCGCCGCTGGTTGCCGAATGCCTTCATTCAGGCGGTGGCCTACCGTGGCACCGAGGTGCTGCCGCAAGGCGACACGGCCTATCAGCTCGACGCCCAGGACATCACCGGGCCGCTGGATGCCCAGGTGCTGGCGGCTTGCCACTTCGTCCGCAAGAACATGCAGGTCTATGCCACCAAGGATGAGGGCAGGCACGATCTGCCGCAGTACGACATGACCGCCGTCTTCGAGGCCCTGGTCAATGCCGTTGCACACCGGGATTACTCGATCCATGGCGCCAAAATCCGCCTGCGGATGTTTGCGGACCGGCTGGAGCTGTATTCGCCAGGCGCCATCCCCAACACCATGACGGTGGAGAGCCTTCCCTACCGCCAGGCTGCGCGAAACGAAGCCATCACCAGTCTGCTTGCCAAGTGCCAAGTACCCGACCCCGACAAAGAAATCACAGGGCGTAGCGCCATGATGGACAAGCGTGGCGAGGGTGTTCAGATCATCTTGGACCAGAGCGAGCGCTTGTCCGGAATTCGGCCGGTGTACCGCATGGTTGATGACTCGGAACTCCTGCTGATCATTCCAGCTGCTGCACCGCTGGCTGAAGAATAG
- a CDS encoding restriction endonuclease: protein MAIWLIRAGSHGEYEQKFIQEGRVYVTWDELNLDLSKLQQRGELTAEMTQRYPEAKPKAVLNWVSQVWPFAHEMQKGDLVVLPLKTQPAVYIGEITGGYHAETTGPNPFFHWRAVKWIGEAIPRTHFGKDLLFSFGAFLTICRIQRNNAEQRIAAMRAHGWKAETLAAPAKTATATTADVEAADADLDELARDQIAALVSARFKGHGLTRLVEGILKAQGYTTYRSPEGADGGADILAGSGPLGFSAPRLCVEVKSEDSPIGREPVDKLLGAMTKFNADQGLFVAWGGFKGNVQKELASQFFRLRLWTQKELLEQLFEQYERLDEDLKAELPLKRVWMVASQDEVL from the coding sequence ATGGCGATTTGGCTGATTCGTGCAGGCTCGCACGGCGAATACGAACAGAAGTTCATCCAAGAAGGTCGTGTCTATGTGACCTGGGATGAGCTGAACCTTGACCTATCAAAGCTGCAGCAGCGAGGCGAGTTGACCGCTGAAATGACCCAGCGCTACCCGGAGGCCAAGCCCAAGGCTGTGCTGAACTGGGTCAGTCAGGTCTGGCCCTTCGCCCACGAGATGCAGAAGGGCGACCTCGTGGTGCTGCCCCTGAAGACGCAGCCTGCGGTCTACATCGGCGAGATCACAGGCGGCTACCACGCTGAGACTACTGGGCCGAACCCCTTCTTCCACTGGCGAGCTGTGAAGTGGATTGGCGAAGCCATCCCCCGCACGCACTTTGGCAAGGACCTGTTGTTTTCCTTCGGGGCGTTTCTCACCATCTGCCGTATCCAGCGCAACAACGCGGAGCAGCGCATCGCTGCGATGCGCGCCCATGGTTGGAAGGCAGAAACGCTGGCGGCGCCTGCAAAGACAGCGACGGCAACTACCGCCGATGTCGAGGCCGCAGATGCCGACCTGGACGAGTTGGCACGCGACCAGATCGCCGCTCTGGTTTCTGCTCGCTTCAAGGGGCACGGCTTGACCCGACTGGTTGAGGGCATCCTGAAAGCCCAGGGCTACACCACCTACCGCAGCCCGGAAGGAGCAGACGGCGGTGCTGACATCCTTGCAGGCTCTGGCCCCTTGGGGTTTTCCGCGCCGCGTCTGTGCGTGGAGGTGAAGTCTGAGGACTCGCCGATTGGCCGCGAGCCGGTGGACAAACTGCTGGGCGCCATGACCAAGTTCAATGCTGATCAGGGCCTTTTCGTGGCCTGGGGTGGCTTCAAGGGCAACGTGCAGAAGGAACTGGCCTCCCAGTTCTTCCGGCTACGGCTCTGGACCCAGAAGGAGCTGCTCGAACAGCTGTTCGAACAGTACGAGCGTCTGGATGAAGACCTCAAGGCGGAGCTGCCATTGAAGCGGGTGTGGATGGTGGCATCGCAAGATGAGGTGCTTTGA
- a CDS encoding ABC transporter ATP-binding protein: MGALSIRQVRKSYGAHEILKSIDIDVEQGEFLILVGPSGCGKSTLLSMIAGLDTPTSGQILLGDRDITHASPKDRDIAMVFQSYALYPNMTVAQNIAFGLEMRKVPKAQREEAIARVAKMLQIEHLLDRRPAQLSGGQRQRVAMGRALARNPSLFLFDEPLSNLDAKLRVEMRAEIKLLHQRTRTTTVYVTHDQVEAMTLGDRIAVMREGVLQQLGTPDDIYTRPATIFVAQFIGSPAMNLVQAQWMGGTLSMQGTALPLSEAAGRALAARNPASVVYGLRPEALRLSDRGLPGQLRMVEPTGPETYAYVDTAVGPMVLRVPGRVAQPVGSNVLLDWNEAEVHLFDGQSEQRIEVAAPSAGAKVTPLYAQGA, encoded by the coding sequence ATGGGAGCCCTCTCCATCCGCCAGGTGCGCAAGAGCTACGGCGCGCACGAGATCCTCAAGTCCATCGACATCGACGTCGAGCAGGGCGAGTTCCTCATCCTTGTCGGCCCCTCGGGCTGCGGCAAGTCCACGCTGCTGTCGATGATCGCCGGCCTGGACACGCCCACCTCGGGCCAGATCCTGCTGGGCGACCGCGACATCACGCACGCCTCGCCCAAGGACCGCGACATCGCCATGGTGTTCCAGAGCTATGCGCTCTATCCCAACATGACGGTGGCGCAGAACATCGCCTTCGGCCTGGAGATGCGCAAGGTGCCCAAGGCCCAGCGCGAGGAGGCCATCGCCCGCGTGGCCAAGATGCTGCAGATCGAGCACCTGCTGGACCGCCGGCCGGCCCAGCTCTCGGGCGGCCAGCGGCAGCGCGTGGCCATGGGCCGGGCCCTGGCGCGCAACCCCTCGCTGTTCCTGTTCGACGAGCCGCTGTCCAACCTGGACGCCAAGCTGCGCGTGGAGATGCGCGCCGAGATCAAGCTGCTGCACCAGCGCACCCGCACCACCACGGTCTACGTCACCCACGACCAGGTGGAGGCCATGACCCTGGGCGACCGCATCGCGGTGATGCGCGAGGGCGTGCTGCAGCAACTGGGCACGCCGGACGACATCTACACCCGCCCGGCCACCATCTTCGTGGCGCAGTTCATCGGCTCGCCGGCCATGAACCTTGTCCAGGCCCAATGGATGGGCGGCACGCTGAGCATGCAGGGCACGGCCCTGCCGCTGAGCGAGGCCGCCGGCCGGGCCCTGGCCGCGCGCAACCCGGCGTCGGTGGTGTATGGCCTGCGGCCCGAGGCCCTGCGCCTGTCCGACCGCGGTCTGCCGGGCCAGCTGCGCATGGTCGAGCCCACCGGGCCCGAGACCTATGCCTACGTGGACACCGCGGTGGGCCCCATGGTGCTGCGGGTGCCGGGCCGGGTGGCCCAGCCCGTGGGCAGCAATGTGCTGCTGGACTGGAACGAGGCCGAGGTGCATCTGTTCGACGGCCAGAGCGAGCAGCGCATCGAGGTGGCCGCTCCCAGCGCCGGCGCCAAGGTCACGCCCCTGTACGCCCAGGGCGCATGA
- a CDS encoding glucokinase — translation MDSTRLLADVGGTNARFAWQAAAGAPLQDVRTLPCAGHDSLEAAMRAYLAETAHPVPALAAVGIANPVTGDRVQMTNHHWSFSIEALRQALGFERLRVINDFTALALALPQLSAHELRQVGGGPAQPGAPIGLVGAGTGLGVSGLLPVGSRWLPLAGEGGHVSLAAETPLEAEVVAVLRERYGRVSAERALSGPGLRALHHALGRVQGQRETPEDAPEAAAIVEAAQSGGDTRCTQVLDLFCGWLGAVAGDLALTLGARGGVFIGGGIVPRLGAAFERSPFRARFEAKGRFASYLREIPVQLIVSTTSPALRGAAEALEMPDGA, via the coding sequence ATGGATTCAACCCGCCTGCTGGCGGATGTCGGCGGCACCAACGCTCGCTTTGCCTGGCAGGCCGCGGCCGGTGCGCCGCTGCAGGATGTGCGCACCTTGCCCTGTGCCGGGCACGACAGCCTGGAGGCCGCGATGCGGGCCTACCTGGCCGAGACCGCCCACCCGGTGCCGGCCCTGGCCGCGGTGGGCATTGCCAACCCGGTCACCGGCGACCGGGTGCAGATGACCAACCACCACTGGTCCTTCTCGATCGAGGCGCTGCGCCAGGCCCTGGGTTTCGAGCGCCTGCGCGTCATCAACGACTTCACCGCGCTGGCGCTGGCGCTGCCGCAGTTGTCGGCCCACGAGCTGCGCCAGGTGGGTGGCGGCCCGGCCCAGCCGGGGGCGCCCATCGGCCTGGTGGGCGCGGGCACCGGCCTGGGTGTCTCCGGCCTGCTGCCGGTGGGTTCGCGCTGGCTGCCGCTGGCGGGCGAGGGCGGCCATGTGAGCCTGGCGGCCGAAACGCCCCTGGAAGCCGAGGTGGTGGCCGTGCTGCGGGAGCGCTATGGCCGGGTGTCGGCCGAGCGCGCGCTGTCCGGCCCGGGCCTGCGCGCCTTGCACCATGCCCTGGGCAGGGTCCAGGGCCAGCGGGAAACGCCGGAGGACGCTCCGGAGGCGGCGGCCATCGTGGAGGCGGCCCAGTCGGGCGGCGACACGCGTTGCACCCAGGTGCTGGACCTGTTCTGCGGCTGGCTGGGCGCGGTGGCGGGCGACCTGGCGCTGACGCTGGGCGCGCGCGGCGGTGTGTTCATCGGCGGCGGCATCGTGCCGCGGCTGGGCGCGGCCTTCGAGCGCTCGCCCTTCCGGGCCCGCTTCGAGGCCAAGGGGCGCTTTGCGTCCTACCTGCGCGAGATCCCGGTGCAGCTCATCGTGTCGACCACCTCGCCGGCCCTGCGCGGTGCGGCCGAGGCGCTGGAGATGCCCGATGGCGCCTGA
- a CDS encoding carbohydrate ABC transporter permease — protein MLSTSLKGMDEIRQGSLLAMPFSPNFAAWAKAWSGACTGTDCSGLKPFFWNSVLMVVPAVLITTALGAINGYVLTKWRFRGSELMFALMLFGVFMPLQVVLLPMSQVLGWLGLASSIWGLTLVHILCGLSSTTLFFRNYYAGLPDELIKAALLDGAGFWRIFWRIVLPLSGPILVVTFIWQFTQIWNDFLFGVVFSDAGTKPITVGLNNLANTSSVVKEYNVDMAAAMIAGLPTLFVYIVAGKYFVRGLTAGAVKG, from the coding sequence ATGCTCTCGACCTCGCTCAAGGGCATGGACGAGATCCGCCAGGGCAGCCTGCTGGCCATGCCCTTCTCGCCCAACTTCGCGGCCTGGGCCAAGGCCTGGTCCGGCGCCTGCACCGGCACCGACTGCTCGGGCCTGAAGCCCTTCTTCTGGAATTCGGTGCTGATGGTGGTGCCGGCCGTGCTGATCACCACCGCGCTTGGGGCCATCAACGGCTACGTGCTGACCAAGTGGCGCTTCCGCGGCAGCGAGCTGATGTTCGCGCTGATGCTGTTCGGCGTCTTCATGCCGCTGCAGGTGGTGCTGCTGCCCATGTCCCAGGTGCTGGGCTGGCTGGGCCTGGCCAGCTCCATCTGGGGCCTGACCCTGGTGCACATCCTGTGCGGGCTGTCCAGCACCACGCTGTTCTTCCGCAACTACTACGCCGGCCTGCCCGATGAGCTGATCAAGGCCGCGCTGCTGGACGGCGCGGGCTTCTGGCGCATCTTCTGGCGCATCGTGCTGCCGCTGTCCGGCCCCATCCTGGTGGTCACCTTCATCTGGCAGTTCACCCAGATCTGGAACGACTTCCTCTTTGGCGTGGTGTTCTCCGACGCGGGCACCAAGCCCATCACCGTCGGCCTGAACAACCTCGCCAACACCTCCAGCGTGGTCAAGGAATACAACGTGGACATGGCCGCGGCCATGATCGCCGGCCTGCCCACGCTGTTCGTCTACATCGTGGCCGGCAAGTACTTCGTGCGCGGCCTCACCGCAGGCGCCGTCAAGGGCTGA
- a CDS encoding helix-turn-helix domain-containing protein: MSALSSEQLPILAGALLRLRGLTLAAVFDATGIRAANLSAWLKGKPQVISEARVTALLYHLGVQGGQLRSDMVHTWSDQGEWAHLRTVFNLLQEPVAPRCLFLDEHPGMSHTRFLQWGEAWVRLSLTPGPTAQDDLAAMVSPDRMIVLPVVLEGIPTQDPQATASALLSLAEQEGQEIPTGELAHGFMQRLGAPPGQDFVLTNGDSLGWRLLEVSLRSAMRRGLSPIQLALKVESMWLDE, encoded by the coding sequence ATGTCTGCCCTGAGCAGCGAGCAACTCCCCATACTGGCCGGTGCGCTCTTGCGTCTGCGAGGCCTCACGTTGGCAGCGGTGTTTGACGCCACCGGCATCCGCGCGGCCAACCTGTCCGCTTGGTTGAAAGGTAAGCCTCAGGTCATCTCAGAGGCGCGCGTGACGGCATTGCTTTACCACCTGGGTGTCCAAGGTGGGCAGCTTCGGTCGGACATGGTTCACACCTGGAGCGACCAAGGTGAATGGGCGCACCTTCGCACCGTTTTCAACCTGCTTCAGGAGCCAGTGGCGCCCCGATGCTTGTTTCTCGATGAGCATCCCGGCATGTCCCACACAAGATTCCTGCAGTGGGGCGAGGCATGGGTTCGGCTGTCTCTCACGCCGGGGCCGACTGCGCAGGACGATTTGGCCGCGATGGTCAGCCCCGACCGAATGATCGTGCTGCCCGTCGTGCTGGAGGGCATCCCCACGCAAGACCCGCAAGCGACCGCTTCTGCGCTCTTGAGCCTCGCCGAACAGGAGGGGCAGGAGATCCCAACTGGCGAACTGGCCCATGGCTTTATGCAACGCCTCGGCGCGCCGCCAGGGCAGGACTTCGTGCTCACGAACGGCGACTCGTTGGGCTGGCGGCTCTTAGAGGTGAGCTTGCGCAGTGCGATGCGCAGGGGGTTGAGCCCTATCCAGTTGGCGTTGAAGGTCGAGTCGATGTGGCTCGATGAGTGA
- a CDS encoding carbohydrate ABC transporter permease: MSTVSPLRRIDWLPKLVLAPSFVAAFLFIYGLIAWNGYLSVSESRLLPNYEFAGLDAYRALFDSDRFHVAAWNLVIFAFLFIAGSLAVGVLLAVLLNQKIRAEGVLRTVYLYPMALSFIVTGTAWKWILNPGLGLEHTVRGWGFASFSFDWLINPDRALYCIVIAGIWQSAGFVMALFLAGLRGIDESIIKAAQVDGASMPRIYLRILLPSLRPVFFSTVMVLSHIAIKSFDLVMALTAGGPGYATDLPATFMYSMAFTRGQINQGAASATLMLAAVAAIVVPYLYSELRSRR; this comes from the coding sequence ATGAGCACCGTTTCCCCCCTCCGGCGCATCGACTGGCTGCCCAAGCTGGTGCTGGCGCCCTCCTTCGTTGCCGCCTTCCTGTTCATCTACGGGCTGATCGCCTGGAACGGCTACCTGTCGGTCAGCGAATCCCGGCTGCTGCCCAACTACGAGTTCGCCGGCCTGGATGCCTACCGCGCCCTGTTCGACAGCGACCGCTTCCATGTGGCCGCCTGGAACCTGGTGATCTTCGCTTTCCTGTTCATCGCCGGCTCGCTGGCCGTGGGCGTGCTGCTGGCGGTGCTGCTCAACCAGAAGATCCGCGCCGAGGGCGTACTGCGCACCGTCTACCTCTACCCGATGGCGCTGAGCTTCATCGTCACCGGCACGGCCTGGAAATGGATCCTCAACCCCGGTCTGGGGTTGGAGCACACCGTGCGCGGCTGGGGCTTCGCGTCCTTCAGCTTCGACTGGCTGATCAACCCCGACCGGGCGCTCTACTGCATCGTGATCGCCGGCATCTGGCAGAGCGCGGGCTTCGTGATGGCCCTGTTCCTGGCCGGCCTGCGCGGCATCGACGAATCCATCATCAAGGCCGCCCAGGTGGACGGGGCCTCCATGCCGCGCATCTACCTGCGCATCCTGCTGCCCAGCCTGCGGCCGGTGTTCTTCTCCACCGTCATGGTGCTCTCGCACATCGCGATCAAGAGCTTCGACCTGGTGATGGCGCTGACCGCCGGAGGTCCCGGCTACGCCACCGACCTGCCGGCCACCTTCATGTATTCCATGGCCTTCACCCGCGGCCAGATCAACCAGGGCGCGGCCTCGGCCACGCTGATGCTGGCGGCCGTCGCCGCCATCGTCGTGCCCTACCTCTACAGCGAACTGAGGAGCCGCCGATGA
- the gloA2 gene encoding SMU1112c/YaeR family gloxylase I-like metalloprotein, which yields MAPEDGAAPPPPLLGTHHVALICSDYARSRHFYTKVLGLPVRAEHFRAERQSWKLDLALPDGTALELFSFPAPPPRPSRPEACGLRHLALRVAALAPWVAHLQAHGVAVEPVRMDEFTGRRFTFFADPDGLPLELYEEGEGGGWPEEGAREGA from the coding sequence ATGGCGCCTGAGGACGGTGCTGCGCCACCGCCCCCGCTGCTGGGCACCCACCATGTGGCGCTGATCTGCAGCGACTACGCGCGCTCCCGGCACTTCTACACCAAGGTGCTGGGCCTGCCGGTGCGGGCCGAGCATTTCCGGGCCGAGCGCCAGTCCTGGAAGCTGGACCTGGCCCTGCCCGACGGCACGGCGCTGGAGCTGTTCTCGTTCCCGGCCCCGCCGCCGCGGCCGTCCCGGCCGGAGGCCTGCGGCCTGCGCCACCTGGCCCTGCGCGTGGCCGCGCTGGCGCCCTGGGTGGCCCACCTGCAGGCCCACGGGGTGGCGGTGGAGCCGGTGCGGATGGATGAGTTCACCGGCCGGCGCTTCACCTTCTTCGCCGATCCGGACGGCTTGCCGCTGGAGCTGTACGAAGAGGGGGAGGGCGGCGGCTGGCCGGAAGAGGGCGCGCGAGAGGGCGCCTGA